Genomic window (Streptomyces sp. SLBN-31):
AGAGGGCCTGGTGTTCGCCGTCCGCGAGGGACAGGATCCCGAGCACGTCGCGACGCTGCCCCTGCACACCAACGCGGTCAAGGGCGTCGCGGTCTCCGGGGACACGCTGTTCGCGGTGTGCGCGGACGCCTCGGTGTCCTGGTTCTCCCTGGAGACGTTCACCGAGACCGGCCGCGTGGACGAGGCCCACGCGCGGATCGCGAACGGCTGCGCCCCGCTGCCGGGCGGCCGTTTCGCCAGCGTCAGCCGGGACCTGACCCTGCGGATCTGGGACGGCCGCACCAGCCGTACCGTGCCCACCCCGCACGACCACTCCGTCAAGTGCGTCGCCGCCTCCACGGACGGCCACCTGGTGGCGACGGGCTCGTACGCGGGCACGGTTGCCGTCTACGACGTGACCACCGGGGACTGGCCGCACGTATTGCGGCCCACCACGGCGGGCATCTCCAGCCTGCACTACGACGCCGCCCACGGCCGGTTCCTCGCCTCCTCCTACGACGGGCGGGTCTACCCGCTCCAGCCCCGGCCGGAGCCGGCCCCATGACCACGGCCGACACCCTGGCGGTCAACCCCAACGAGCTGGACGACCGCACGGCGATGGGACTGCCCGCGGCCTTCACCGACCGCGTCGACCAGGACCGGCTGCGGCGGCTGACCCGCACGCTCGCGGGCAAGGACCCGCAGGAACTGGCAGCGCGGGTGGCCGACCCGCGGGCCGACCGGCTGCTTCGGCTGGCCGCGGGCCAACTCCTCGCCCTGCTGGGCGATCCCCGCATCGACCCGCTGGCGCCGGCGATGGAGGACGTCCCGGCCGCCCGCGTACGCCTCGGCCTGGCGGCGGACCGGGTCGACGCCGTCGCCGACGCCTGGCGGCACGTGGGCGTCACGCGCGCGTGGATCGCGAAGGAGGCACCGGAGTACGACGCCGACATCGCCGCCTTCCGCATCGCCCGCTACCCGGTCACCAACGCGGAGTACCGGCTGTTCCTGACCGAGCACCCGGACGCCGGACTGCCCACCTCGTGGCGCTTCGGCGTGTACCCCGCCCAC
Coding sequences:
- a CDS encoding SUMF1/EgtB/PvdO family nonheme iron enzyme, producing the protein MTTADTLAVNPNELDDRTAMGLPAAFTDRVDQDRLRRLTRTLAGKDPQELAARVADPRADRLLRLAAGQLLALLGDPRIDPLAPAMEDVPAARVRLGLAADRVDAVADAWRHVGVTRAWIAKEAPEYDADIAAFRIARYPVTNAEYRLFLTEHPDAGLPTSWRFGVYPAHLANHPVWSVSPQDADAYAAWLARRTGRAFRLPTEAEWEYAASGGDGRAYPWGEEPGEDLANTVEYGPLATTPVGMYPAGRSPFGAYDMAGNVEEYVADDYRPYPGGQYVDDDLHADTDAGYRVARGGSFTRYADLARCRRRHGWYRRDIYAMGFRLAETPPAPGVAAG